Proteins encoded within one genomic window of Setaria italica strain Yugu1 chromosome IV, Setaria_italica_v2.0, whole genome shotgun sequence:
- the LOC101777446 gene encoding glutamate receptor 2.8 yields MERRSGLLVAALLFLLTFWSVRGSAAAATTTTVPIVGGRKSLASISMALDGSYMKHPSHATRAGLHVTDSRGDPVASAHADTKRIDDRGLVSRYPSAAPRGNEKLIIAVPVKHGFQIFLDFAIDIFKTAMAKLQHPPRYELHAFNGTYDELVRNVSIGMFHGAAGDVTITADRARDADFTMPYAQSGVSLLVLADNDSKPPIQWIFLDPLTTQLWLTTVVFFFLTAFVVWMIERPSNPVYQGSTVRQFSTASYFAFSTLTFSHGQIIRSPLSKVVDVIWCFAVLVLVQSYTANLSSILTAKRLRPSVTGLDQLVRNGDYIGYQDGAFVRSFLIKQGAKEKKLKPYNNQAEYAEALRKGSKDGGVSAIVDEIPYLTYFLSDGNNKEFEMGEPLCKTPGLGFVFPKGTPLVHELSIAILDLTGGNESLQIERKWFHSAAPFMGDDSQNVNYKPLTLRSFSGLFVITAGVSASMLFISVILSVYASWYSRVTSSESQSTNGNDGSVRLNGIVPDQLLHEGRDDDSQGAQHGGSGDEEAGGPMQGSALHNGTGNGSVPQVSIQVEMSSSQGVGRAL; encoded by the exons ATGGAGAGGAGGTCAGGCTTGCTCGTCGCTGCTCTCCTCTTTCTGCTCACGTTTTGGAGCGTTAGAggatcggcggcggccgcaacgacgacgacggtgcCTATCGTTGGTGGAAGGAAGAGCCTCGCCAGCATTTCCATGGCGCTGGATGGCTCCTACATGAAGCACCCTAGCCACGCTACGCGGGCGGGCCTGCACGTCACGGACTCGCGAGGAGATCCTGTCGCGTCAGCGCATGCTG ATACCAAGAGAATCGATGACAGAGGATTAGTGAGTAGATACCCAAGTGCAGCGCCCAGGGGAAATGAGAAGCTCATAATTGCTGTGCCAGTGAAACATGGCTTTCAAATTTTTTTGGACTTTGCCATCGATATCTTCAAGACCGCTATGGCGAAACTACAACATCCTCCACGGTATGAGTTGCATGCCTTCAATGGAACATATGATGAGCTAGTACGCAATGTATCTATAGGG ATGTTCCATGGAGCAGCAGGTGACGTGACCATAACCGCTGACCGAGCCAGGGATGCAGATTTTACCATGCCATACGCACAGTCTGGGGTATCTTTACTTGTACTCGCTGACAACGACTCGAAACCACCAATCCAATGGATATTTTTGGATCCACTCACGACACAACTTTGGCTTACTACTgtggttttcttcttcttgactgCCTTTGTTGTGTGGATGATTGAACGACCCAGCAATCCAGTGTACCAAGGATCAACTGTGAGACAATTCAGCACTGCCTCATACTTTGCTTTCTCTACTTTGACGTTTTCTCACG GCCAAATAATTAGAAGCCCTCTTTCAAAAGTTGTTGATGTGATATGGTGTTTTGCAGTACTGGTTCTAGTGCAGAGCTACACAGCAAACTTGTCATCCATCCTCACCGCAAAAAGGCTCCGTCCATCGGTGACTGGTCTCGACCAGCTGGTGCGCAATGGTGATTACATCGGATACCAAGATGGAGCATTTGTGCGCTCCTTTCTGATAAAGCAAGGAGCCAAAGAGAAGAAGCTCAAGCCCTACAACAACCAAGCAGAATATGCTGAAGCTTTGAGGAAGGGATCCAAGGATGGTGGGGTGTCGGCCATCGTGGATGAGATTCCCTATTTGACCTATTTCCTCTCTGATGGAAACAATAAAGAGTTCGAGATGGGCGAGCCCCTTTGCAAGACCCCTGGACTTGGTTTT GTGTTTCCTAAAGGCACTCCACTGGTGCATGAACTCTCGATTGCCATCTTGGACCTGACTGGAGGGAATGAGAGCTTACAAATTGAAAGGAAATGGTTTCACTCAGCCGCGCCATTTATGGGCGACGACAGCCAGAATGTCAATTACAAGCCTCTCACTTTGCGAAGTTTCTCTGGTCTGTTTGTCATAACGGCCGGTGTCTCTGCTTCCATGCTGTTTATCAGCGTCATCTTGTCGGTCTATGCCAGCTGGTACTCCAGAGTGACAAGTTCTGAATCGCAAAGCACCAACGGGAATGATGGAAGTGTGCGTCTCAATGGCATTGTGCCTGATCAACTCCTCCATGAAGGCAGGGATGACGATTCCCAGGGTGCACAACATGGGGGCAGCGGAGATGAAGAGGCGGGTGGTCCAATGCAGGGTAGTGCTCTGCACAACGGCACGGGCAATGGCTCAGTGCCTCAAGTTTCCATTCAGGTCGAGATGAGTAGTAGCCAAGGTGTGGGCAGGGCCCTATAA
- the LOC101768661 gene encoding UDP-galactose/UDP-glucose transporter 7 has translation MGLAEAGEPSSILSLAAAVSYGVASMAMVFVNKAVLMQYVHSMTLLTLQQIATALLIHFGQVLGMSRRKDFSLITAKKLLPISIFYNANVGFALASLKGVNIPMYIAIKRITPLAVLVSGCVRGKGKPPTQVTLSVICTAAGVLIAALGDFSFDLYGYCMALTSVFFQTMYLVLVEKSGAEDGLSSVDLMFYNSILSLPFLFFLIIATGEFPHSITVLSAKTASPSFSVILVISLVMGIVLNFTMFWCTIVNSALTTTIVGVLKGVGSTTLGFILLGGVEVHALNVTGLVINTLGGVWYSYAKYRQKKKTPRKLVPDVESHAHK, from the exons ATGGGGCtggcggaggccggcgagccCAGCTCCATCCTCAG CTTAGCGGCAGCCGTTTCCTATGGAGTCGCATCCATGGCAATGGTTTTCGTGAACAAAGCAGTTCTTATGCAGTATGTTCACTCCATGACCCTGCTCACTTTACAG CAAATAGCCACAGCGCTACTGATACATTTTGGTCAAGTTCTAGGAATGTCTAGACGAAAAGACTTCAGCTTGATAACTGCAAAGAAGCTTCTTCCGATATCAATATTTTACAATGCAAATGTGGGATTTGCTCTAGCAAGCTTGAAAGGGGTTAACATCCCTATGTATATTGCAATCAAGAGAATCACTCCCCTTGCCGTGTTGGTGAGTGGGTGTGTACGGGGAAAGGGAAAGCCACCAACACAG GTCACTCTTTCAGTTATCTGCACCGCTGCAGGTGTCCTTATTGCAGCACTTGGAGATTTTTCCTTTGACCTATATGGATACTGCATGGCTCTAACATCAGTATTCTTCCAG ACAATGTATTTGGTTCTGGTGGAGAAATCAGGTGCTGAGGATGGTCTTTCCTCAGTGGATTTGATGTTCTACAACAGTATATTGTCACTTCCATTTCTGTTTTTCCTCATTATAGCAACAGGAGAATTCCCCCATTCTATTACAGTATTATCTGCAAAG ACAGCCTCTCCATCATTCAGTGTTATTCTTGTCATTTCACTGGTGATGGGAATCGTTCTCAATTTCACCATGTTTTGGTGCACAATCGTGAATTctgccctgacaacaacaatAGTAGGAGTCCTCAAGGGTGTTGGTTCTACA ACCCTGGGTTTTATTCTGTTGGGAGGTGTGGAAGTACATGCTCTTAATGTTACTGGACTGGTGATCAACACATTGGGAGGTGTCTGGTACTCCTACGCCAAGTACAGGCAGAAGAAGAAAACACCACGAAAGCTGGTACCTGATGTAGAATCGCATGCCCACAAGTAG
- the LOC101777860 gene encoding flavanone 3-dioxygenase 3 translates to MDSAGDVPIIDLSKLRGTSSERSAAVQDVGRVCQEKGFFQVINHGISTDILRDALAAAAAFFSLPMDDRSALASDDITLPVRYVTSSSALDGGEVKVHRHVLKQYSYPLEKWIGNWPAKPSQYREKMGKYAREVRNKLVSDLMEAITESLGLGRYYLSSQMENGFEMMLLSLYPPPPVSSGSDDLRCGDHTDYTFISVILSTHEGLEELDRGTGAWLAAPHRRGAEGGSPPPPPSLTVHVGDCLEAMSNGRYRAAVHRVLWGRGDTDTSRVSITSLTNWAMDESVEVAKELVDDRHPSMYKGSTLRDYTRFLLAGRASGSTFLESLKIN, encoded by the exons ATGGACTCCGCCGGTGATGTGCCAATCATAGACTTGAGCAAGCTGCGGGGCACCTCGTCGGAGAGGTCAGCTGCAGTGCAGGATGTCGGCAGGGTGTGCCAGGAGAAGGGGTTCTTCCAG GTCATTAACCATGGGATCAGCACGGACATCCTCCGCGacgctctcgccgccgccgccgcgttcttcAGCCTGCCAATGGATGACAGGTCGGCCCTGGCGTCCGACGACATCACCCTGCCTGTCCGCTACGTCACCTCGTCCTCTGCACTCGACGGTGGCGAGGTCAAGGTCCATCGACATGTCCTGAAGCAGTACTCCTATCCGTTGGAGAAGTGGATCGGCAACTGGCCAGCAAAGCCATCGCAGTACAG ggaGAAGATGGGCAAGTATGCAAGGGAAGTGAGGAATAAGCTGGTGTCAGACCTAATGGAAGCCATCACCGAGAGCCTCGGGCTCGGGCGCTACTACCTGAGCAGCCAGATGGAGAATGGCTTCGAGATGATGCTCTTGAGCTTGTACCCCCCGCCGCCTGTGAGCTCGGGCAGCGACGACCTCCGCTGCGGCGACCACACGGACTACACCTTCATCAGCGTCATTCTATCGACCCACGAGGGCCTCGAGGAGCTCGACCGGGGGACCGGGGCGTGGCTCGCGGCGCCGCACCGGCGCGGAGCCGAAGgcggatcgccgccgccgccgccgtccctgaCCGTGCACGTCGGGGATTGCCTCGAGGCCATGAGCAACGGGCGGTACAGGGCGGCGGTGCACAGGGTGCTCTGGGGACGGGGTGACACTGACACGAGCAGGGTGTCTATAACCAGCCTGACGAACTGGGCCATGGATGAGAGCGTGGAGGTGGCCAAGGAGCTGGTGGACGACCGCCATCCGAGCATGTACAAGGGGAGCACTCTGAGGGACTACACCCGGTTTCTCTTGGCCGGCCGGGCCAGTGGCAGCACCTTCCTGGAAAGCCTCAAGATCAATTGA